One part of the Rothia sp. ZJ932 genome encodes these proteins:
- the pheA gene encoding prephenate dehydratase produces MRYTFLGPAGTFTEQALLSYTGADVPRVPAVSVPAALEMVANGEVDAAMVPIENSVEGGVTATLDAIAQAQDARIIAEVLVPVSFVLVAGEGVTLTDVTTVSTHTHAWAQVRQWAADTLPQVEYLPGSSTAAAALGLIHNESPGYNAAICSPIVAQQNPELQVLAEDIGDNKQAVTRFVLVARNGQIPEPTGADKTTLVIPLPVDRPGALLDLLEQFSTRGINLSRIESRPTGEFLGSYFFSIDVDGHIYDARVRDALRGLHRVSPGIQFLGSYPRADLRHVETPEFHRDDAFDAARNWVESLFPHGRPEHLRHGI; encoded by the coding sequence ATGCGTTACACCTTTCTCGGTCCCGCCGGAACTTTCACTGAACAAGCCCTGCTCTCGTATACGGGGGCGGACGTGCCGCGCGTGCCTGCGGTGTCGGTTCCGGCGGCTTTGGAGATGGTGGCAAACGGTGAAGTAGACGCCGCGATGGTGCCCATTGAGAACTCTGTGGAGGGTGGTGTCACTGCTACTCTCGACGCTATTGCTCAGGCTCAGGACGCACGGATTATCGCTGAAGTGCTCGTACCCGTCTCCTTCGTTTTGGTGGCGGGAGAGGGCGTGACTCTGACTGATGTCACTACCGTTTCAACCCACACCCATGCTTGGGCGCAGGTGCGCCAGTGGGCAGCTGATACCCTGCCGCAGGTTGAGTACCTGCCCGGTTCTTCTACTGCAGCGGCTGCGCTGGGGCTGATTCATAACGAGTCGCCGGGTTATAACGCTGCTATCTGTTCCCCCATCGTTGCCCAGCAAAACCCCGAGTTACAGGTGCTCGCCGAGGATATTGGCGATAATAAGCAGGCAGTAACCCGCTTTGTGCTGGTGGCACGCAACGGGCAGATCCCTGAGCCGACCGGGGCTGATAAAACGACCCTCGTGATTCCCCTACCGGTTGATAGACCGGGTGCTCTGCTTGATCTGCTGGAGCAATTTTCAACCCGCGGCATCAACCTTTCGCGCATTGAGTCACGACCGACCGGCGAGTTCTTGGGTTCTTACTTTTTCTCTATTGACGTAGACGGTCACATCTACGACGCACGTGTGCGCGATGCCCTGCGCGGGCTTCACCGCGTATCGCCGGGCATCCAGTTCTTGGGTTCTTACCCCCGCGCTGATTTGCGGCATGTAGAAACCCCTGAGTTCCATCGCGATGATGCCTTCGATGCGGCGCGCAACTGGGTTGAATCGCTCTTTCCCCACGGACGTCCGGAACACCTGCGCCACGGTATTTAA
- a CDS encoding FMN-binding glutamate synthase family protein — protein MTTHLPKILRSVAVATGAAVTAVAAHDLTQKKHSLLRSFPVLGHGRYFMEHMRAPMHQYFIENNYDGRPFDRDTRSMIYEYSKGLGGEKAFGTERKPQTEGYETLRHTMAPVEQMKDAPKVRLGGPDCTQPYDISIFNISSMSFGSLSSNAVLAMNKGAAMGGFAQETGEGGITDYHLKYDADLMWEFGSGYFGCRDEEGNFSPEIFAEKAAYPQVKGIMVKLSQGAKPGMGGLLPAAKVTAEIAAARGVPEGEDCLSPSAHSAFSTPLELMHFVKQLRELSGGKPIGLKFCVGSTIEVLSLCKAMLETGITPDWITVDGAEGGTGAAPIEFEDTVGTTLTDGLYILQNSLVAAGLRDKIVIGAAGKIAGGADIIKRIALGADFTNSARGMMMAAGCLQTQQCHENTCPTGVATQNPWLVRSLDVDDKGTRIRNYHAGVIHSATRLLASMGLRSFDDLSPEHVMHRTSVTHSQSLAQIYNWLEPESFLTGTAHEDWQSWWDRADARSFAVSHKQHQRSVSKHTATSE, from the coding sequence ATGACTACACACTTGCCCAAGATTCTACGCAGTGTTGCGGTGGCAACCGGCGCCGCTGTCACCGCGGTGGCAGCCCACGACTTGACGCAGAAAAAGCACTCTCTGCTGCGCAGTTTTCCCGTGCTCGGTCACGGCCGCTACTTCATGGAGCACATGCGAGCGCCCATGCACCAATACTTCATCGAAAATAACTACGACGGTCGTCCCTTTGACCGCGACACCCGCTCCATGATTTACGAGTATTCCAAGGGTTTGGGCGGTGAGAAAGCCTTCGGCACCGAACGCAAACCCCAGACCGAGGGTTATGAGACGCTGCGGCATACAATGGCACCGGTGGAGCAGATGAAGGACGCGCCCAAAGTACGTTTGGGCGGACCCGACTGCACCCAGCCCTATGACATTTCTATTTTCAATATCTCGTCGATGAGCTTCGGTTCGCTTTCATCGAATGCAGTATTGGCGATGAACAAGGGAGCGGCTATGGGTGGTTTCGCGCAAGAAACCGGTGAGGGCGGCATTACCGACTACCACCTGAAATACGATGCTGATCTTATGTGGGAGTTCGGCTCTGGTTACTTTGGTTGCCGCGATGAAGAAGGCAACTTCAGCCCTGAAATCTTTGCCGAAAAGGCAGCGTACCCGCAGGTTAAGGGCATCATGGTCAAGCTCTCTCAGGGCGCCAAACCGGGCATGGGCGGTCTGTTGCCGGCAGCTAAGGTGACAGCAGAAATTGCTGCTGCCCGAGGCGTCCCCGAAGGCGAAGACTGCCTAAGCCCCTCGGCGCACTCAGCGTTCTCCACCCCGCTAGAACTCATGCACTTCGTCAAGCAGCTGCGCGAACTTTCCGGGGGTAAGCCCATCGGTTTGAAGTTCTGCGTTGGCTCAACCATTGAGGTGCTCTCGCTCTGCAAAGCAATGCTCGAAACCGGCATCACCCCCGACTGGATCACCGTGGACGGCGCCGAAGGTGGAACCGGCGCGGCACCCATCGAATTTGAAGACACCGTGGGCACCACCCTCACCGATGGTCTCTATATTCTGCAAAACAGCCTCGTTGCCGCAGGTCTGCGCGACAAAATCGTTATCGGCGCGGCAGGCAAGATCGCCGGCGGCGCGGACATCATCAAACGCATCGCGCTCGGTGCTGACTTCACCAATTCAGCACGCGGCATGATGATGGCAGCCGGATGCCTGCAAACCCAGCAATGCCACGAAAACACCTGCCCCACCGGCGTCGCCACCCAAAACCCCTGGCTCGTGCGCAGCCTCGACGTTGATGACAAAGGCACCCGTATTCGCAACTACCACGCGGGCGTCATTCATTCAGCAACCCGCCTGCTCGCGTCCATGGGTCTGCGCTCCTTCGACGATCTCAGCCCCGAGCACGTCATGCACCGCACCAGCGTCACCCACAGCCAGTCCCTCGCCCAAATCTACAACTGGCTAGAACCCGAATCATTCCTCACCGGCACCGCCCACGAAGACTGGCAAAGCTGGTGGGACAGGGCGGACGCGCGCTCCTTCGCCGTATCGCACAAACAGCACCAGCGTTCAGTCAGCAAACACACCGCCACAAGCGAATAA
- a CDS encoding metal ABC transporter ATP-binding protein produces the protein MADSVADRALATRPVLEVQAVSVRYREVQALERATLSLNRGTICGLVGMNGSGKSTLFKAIMGVVPSVAGTVQIAGMHPAKARAQGIVSYVPQSEDIDWTFPVSVRDVVSMGVYQNLGFTRRMNAQAHARVDRALAQIELTDFADRQIGELSGGQRKRAFVARAIAQQAQLFLLDEPFAGVDKRSEAMLVEVLKDLAAAGATVLVSTHDLQSLSQMADEVALLRKTIVMHGEPQQVLAPENLVTAFGMNVLGGEGQ, from the coding sequence ATGGCGGATTCTGTTGCTGATCGGGCCTTGGCAACGCGTCCTGTCTTAGAGGTGCAGGCGGTGAGCGTGCGTTACCGTGAGGTTCAGGCGTTAGAGCGGGCAACGTTGAGCTTGAACCGTGGCACAATCTGCGGGCTGGTGGGTATGAACGGCTCGGGCAAATCAACTCTTTTTAAAGCGATTATGGGCGTGGTGCCGTCCGTGGCGGGCACTGTTCAGATTGCCGGTATGCACCCTGCGAAAGCGCGGGCGCAGGGGATCGTCTCGTACGTACCGCAGAGTGAAGATATCGACTGGACTTTCCCCGTATCTGTGCGCGATGTGGTGTCGATGGGTGTTTATCAAAACCTGGGGTTTACCCGGCGTATGAACGCGCAAGCGCACGCTCGGGTTGATCGGGCTTTGGCGCAGATTGAGCTGACTGATTTCGCCGACCGTCAGATTGGTGAGCTTTCGGGCGGTCAGCGCAAGCGTGCTTTCGTGGCGCGCGCTATTGCCCAGCAGGCGCAGCTATTTCTGCTGGACGAGCCTTTTGCAGGTGTTGATAAGCGCAGTGAGGCAATGCTGGTGGAGGTTCTTAAAGACCTGGCTGCTGCCGGTGCCACGGTGCTTGTCTCTACCCACGATCTGCAGTCGCTGAGTCAGATGGCTGATGAGGTGGCTTTGCTCCGAAAGACTATTGTGATGCACGGGGAACCGCAGCAGGTGCTGGCTCCCGAAAATCTGGTGACGGCTTTCGGCATGAACGTTCTAGGTGGGGAAGGGCAGTAG
- the serS gene encoding serine--tRNA ligase, which translates to MIDINLLRENPDLFRNSQRARGADEGIIDQILEADAARRSAIGEYETLRAQQNAFGKKVAKAQGDEKKALLAEVKELATRVNAAKSANEEAQATTDELLGQVKNLIIEGVPAGGEDDFTVVKTVGTPRDFAAEGFEPRDHLEIGELVDGIDMQRGAKVSGARFYFLKGQIARLEQALMWMALDQASANGFTMMTTPTLVRPEVMNGTGFNVEHDDEIYRLERDDLYLVGTSEVALAGYHADEIIDFEKGAKKYLGWSSCYRREAGSAGKDTRGIIRVHQFNKAEMFVYCPVEEAEEMHAKMLAWEEEMLAKCELSYRVIDTAAGDLGTSAARKFDCEAWVPTQDTFRELTSTSNCTTYQARRLNIRERMPDTVDVNGKTKKGATRTVATLNGTLATTRWLVAIMETHQQADGSIRIPEALRPYMGGAEVIPVVS; encoded by the coding sequence GTGATTGACATTAACCTCCTGCGCGAAAACCCTGACCTGTTCCGTAATTCTCAGCGTGCCCGCGGCGCTGATGAGGGAATTATCGACCAAATTCTTGAGGCTGATGCTGCCCGTCGATCAGCTATCGGCGAATACGAGACTCTGCGCGCCCAACAGAACGCTTTTGGCAAGAAGGTTGCTAAGGCGCAGGGCGACGAGAAGAAGGCTCTGTTGGCTGAGGTCAAAGAGCTCGCTACCCGTGTAAACGCTGCTAAAAGCGCTAATGAAGAGGCTCAAGCGACCACGGATGAGCTGCTCGGTCAGGTCAAGAATCTCATTATTGAGGGTGTTCCTGCCGGTGGCGAAGACGATTTCACTGTTGTAAAGACCGTGGGCACTCCCCGCGATTTCGCCGCTGAGGGTTTTGAACCCCGCGACCACCTCGAAATCGGTGAGCTGGTTGATGGTATTGATATGCAGCGCGGCGCTAAAGTATCGGGCGCTCGCTTTTACTTCTTGAAGGGTCAGATTGCCCGCTTGGAGCAGGCACTGATGTGGATGGCGCTGGATCAGGCAAGCGCTAACGGCTTCACCATGATGACCACCCCCACTCTCGTGCGTCCTGAAGTCATGAACGGCACCGGGTTCAACGTTGAACACGATGACGAGATTTACCGTCTTGAGCGCGATGACCTTTACCTAGTAGGTACTTCTGAGGTGGCGTTGGCTGGCTACCATGCCGATGAGATTATTGACTTTGAAAAGGGTGCTAAGAAGTACTTGGGCTGGTCATCCTGTTACCGCCGCGAGGCAGGTTCGGCGGGTAAAGATACCCGCGGCATCATTCGTGTACACCAGTTCAATAAGGCAGAGATGTTCGTCTACTGCCCCGTTGAAGAGGCTGAAGAGATGCACGCTAAGATGCTGGCGTGGGAAGAAGAGATGCTGGCTAAGTGCGAGCTTTCCTACCGCGTGATTGACACTGCTGCCGGTGACTTGGGCACTTCAGCTGCCCGTAAGTTTGACTGCGAGGCGTGGGTTCCGACTCAGGACACTTTCCGCGAGCTGACCTCTACTTCTAACTGCACCACCTACCAGGCACGTCGCCTGAATATTCGTGAGCGCATGCCTGACACCGTAGACGTCAACGGCAAGACCAAGAAGGGCGCAACCCGCACAGTGGCTACCCTCAACGGCACCTTGGCGACGACCCGCTGGCTGGTTGCCATTATGGAAACCCACCAGCAGGCAGACGGCTCAATCCGCATTCCCGAAGCCTTGCGTCCCTACATGGGCGGCGCTGAGGTTATTCCGGTAGTTTCCTAG
- the ald gene encoding alanine dehydrogenase, producing the protein MRISIPREIKPREQRVGATPDGVKALVDAGHEVFVEHSAGMGAGFSDEQYTQAGAQLVSAEDAWGKAELLIKVKEPIESEYKYFREDLTLFTYLHLAAEPELTKALLEAGTRAIAYETVANGRALPLLLPMSEVAGRLAAQAAAQYLLNTEDGPGILLGGVPGVAPARVVVLGGGNVGTQAAQLVVGLGAEVTILEGYGPRVRELATQFGSTARVLTSTPANIEREIADADVIIGSVLVPGAKTPKLVRQEHLANLKPTALLIDVAIDQGGCFETSKPTTYDDPIYKVEGIRHYCVANMPGAVARTSTIALTDATLGYALKLAEGVEQALTSNDDLAKGLNTDAGKITHPGVAAAYPKLPAT; encoded by the coding sequence ATGCGTATTAGTATTCCCCGCGAGATTAAGCCCCGCGAACAACGAGTAGGCGCGACCCCCGACGGCGTAAAAGCACTGGTCGATGCCGGTCACGAAGTTTTTGTTGAACATTCAGCCGGCATGGGCGCTGGCTTCTCCGACGAGCAGTACACCCAGGCAGGCGCGCAACTGGTCAGCGCCGAGGACGCCTGGGGCAAGGCAGAGCTACTAATCAAGGTCAAAGAACCTATTGAGTCTGAGTACAAGTACTTCCGCGAAGACCTCACCCTGTTCACCTACCTGCATCTAGCGGCTGAACCTGAACTCACCAAGGCTCTGTTAGAGGCCGGCACTCGCGCTATCGCCTACGAAACCGTAGCAAACGGACGCGCTCTACCTCTGCTACTGCCCATGAGTGAAGTTGCCGGGCGTTTGGCTGCCCAGGCTGCCGCGCAGTACCTGCTCAACACCGAGGACGGGCCAGGCATTCTGTTGGGCGGTGTTCCCGGTGTAGCTCCAGCCCGTGTTGTGGTGCTGGGTGGCGGTAACGTGGGCACTCAGGCAGCGCAACTGGTGGTTGGTCTCGGTGCTGAGGTCACTATTTTGGAGGGCTACGGCCCGCGCGTACGCGAACTTGCCACGCAGTTTGGCTCAACGGCGCGCGTCCTCACCAGCACCCCAGCAAATATTGAGCGTGAAATCGCTGATGCCGATGTCATTATTGGCTCAGTACTGGTACCCGGCGCTAAGACTCCCAAGCTAGTGCGTCAAGAGCACCTGGCAAACCTCAAGCCCACCGCACTGCTGATTGATGTTGCTATTGATCAGGGCGGTTGCTTTGAGACCTCCAAACCCACCACCTACGATGACCCCATCTACAAGGTAGAGGGTATTCGCCACTACTGCGTTGCCAACATGCCCGGCGCGGTTGCGCGCACTTCAACCATTGCGCTGACCGATGCAACCCTGGGGTACGCGCTGAAGCTGGCTGAGGGTGTGGAACAGGCACTTACCTCCAACGATGATCTAGCGAAGGGTCTGAACACAGACGCCGGTAAAATCACCCACCCCGGCGTGGCAGCAGCCTACCCCAAGCTACCTGCAACATAA
- a CDS encoding diacylglycerol kinase family protein, with translation MSLSTLAEKLLAKRTLITGAGLAFLGFTALSAISLRTVLYHRPDLLPVHSFTYRPLTPTAAQRVGIVYNPSKARAQPALQVIYRALSEAGWQPAKMYETTVEDGGISIARQAVDEGAEIVLVVGGDGTVGAVAAALRDTDIPMGIVPMGTGNLLARNLGLDVHDIPACVNIALFGSERPVDMVRLNTVFSDGSRGRRDFLVMGGAGFDALVMTDTDPDLKSKFGSIAYFVAAGKHLLARRKRVRITIDGQKSFGRKMRGVLIANCGEIQGGINLASTTTASDGKLEVIVLSPRTLLGWLNLVIRIATRQFGGRTPVLEHIVGEEVHLDFLKDPQPVEVDGDIVGEAASLHATVHPKVLNVKVYKAPTE, from the coding sequence ATGTCTTTATCTACTCTTGCCGAGAAGCTGCTGGCTAAGCGCACCCTCATTACCGGTGCCGGTCTTGCATTTTTGGGCTTCACAGCGCTGAGTGCGATTAGTTTGCGGACGGTGCTCTACCACCGACCAGACCTGCTGCCGGTACATTCTTTCACCTACCGGCCGCTTACCCCCACCGCCGCTCAGCGTGTAGGTATTGTCTACAACCCCTCAAAAGCTCGCGCGCAGCCTGCATTGCAGGTCATTTACCGGGCGCTATCTGAGGCAGGGTGGCAACCCGCCAAAATGTACGAAACCACCGTTGAGGACGGCGGCATTTCAATAGCACGTCAAGCCGTGGACGAGGGCGCAGAGATTGTTCTGGTCGTCGGAGGTGACGGTACGGTAGGTGCGGTCGCAGCTGCCCTGCGCGATACCGATATTCCGATGGGCATTGTTCCTATGGGCACCGGCAACCTGCTGGCACGCAACCTCGGGTTAGACGTGCATGACATTCCCGCCTGCGTCAATATTGCCCTTTTCGGCAGTGAACGCCCGGTCGATATGGTGCGGCTCAATACGGTGTTCTCTGACGGTAGCCGCGGCCGGCGCGACTTTCTGGTGATGGGTGGTGCTGGTTTTGATGCGCTGGTTATGACCGACACAGACCCCGACCTTAAATCTAAGTTCGGTTCTATTGCCTACTTTGTGGCTGCTGGTAAGCACCTGTTGGCTCGGCGTAAGCGCGTGCGTATCACCATTGATGGGCAGAAATCTTTTGGGCGCAAGATGCGCGGAGTTCTAATCGCCAACTGCGGTGAGATTCAGGGCGGTATTAATCTGGCGTCTACCACCACCGCGTCCGACGGCAAACTTGAGGTTATTGTGCTGTCACCGCGTACCCTGCTGGGTTGGCTGAACCTCGTTATTCGTATCGCTACCCGCCAGTTTGGCGGGCGCACCCCGGTACTTGAGCATATTGTGGGCGAGGAGGTTCACCTGGACTTCCTGAAAGATCCGCAGCCCGTTGAGGTAGATGGCGACATTGTGGGTGAAGCAGCTAGCCTGCACGCCACGGTACACCCGAAGGTGCTGAACGTAAAGGTTTACAAAGCACCCACCGAATAG
- the fbaA gene encoding class II fructose-bisphosphate aldolase, producing the protein MPIATPEVYAEMLDNAKNKGFAYPAVNVTSSQTLNAAIQGFAEAGSDGIIQASTGGAAYWSGASKKHMVTGALAMAAYARVIAEQYDVNIALHTDHCPQDKLDEYLLPLLAESEKAVARGKDPIFNSHMWDGSAIALDENLKIAQDILARTNKAKIVLEVEIGAVGGEEDGVEGAIDDTLYTTIEDAQKTVDALGLGENGRYMAALTFGNVHGVYKPGNVHLRPELLKEIQDAIGKKYGKDKPFDLVFHGGSGSTEQEIADAVKYGVIKMNIDTDTQYAYTRPVVAHMFSNYDGVLKVDGEVGNKKTYDPRVWGAAAEKGMAARVVEAAAQLGSTGTSLGK; encoded by the coding sequence ATGCCTATTGCAACCCCGGAAGTCTACGCAGAAATGCTCGACAACGCGAAGAACAAGGGCTTCGCGTACCCCGCAGTTAACGTCACTTCATCACAGACCCTGAACGCTGCTATCCAGGGCTTCGCAGAAGCTGGCTCAGACGGCATCATTCAGGCATCAACCGGTGGTGCTGCGTACTGGTCAGGCGCTTCAAAGAAGCACATGGTTACCGGTGCGTTGGCTATGGCTGCTTACGCTCGTGTTATTGCTGAACAGTACGATGTGAACATTGCGCTACACACCGACCACTGCCCTCAGGACAAGCTAGATGAGTACCTGCTGCCCCTGCTCGCAGAGTCAGAGAAGGCTGTTGCTCGCGGCAAAGACCCCATCTTCAACTCACACATGTGGGACGGCTCAGCAATCGCGCTGGACGAGAACCTGAAGATCGCTCAAGATATTCTGGCTCGTACCAACAAGGCGAAGATCGTTCTTGAGGTTGAGATTGGTGCTGTGGGTGGCGAGGAAGACGGCGTTGAAGGCGCTATCGATGACACTCTCTACACCACCATCGAGGACGCGCAGAAGACTGTTGACGCTCTTGGTTTGGGTGAGAACGGTCGCTACATGGCAGCACTGACCTTCGGTAACGTTCACGGTGTATACAAGCCCGGTAACGTTCACTTGCGCCCCGAGTTGCTGAAGGAAATTCAGGACGCTATCGGTAAGAAGTATGGCAAGGACAAGCCTTTCGACCTCGTATTCCACGGTGGTTCAGGTTCAACTGAGCAGGAAATCGCTGACGCTGTTAAGTACGGTGTTATCAAGATGAACATCGATACTGACACCCAGTACGCTTACACCCGCCCCGTTGTTGCTCACATGTTCAGCAACTATGACGGTGTGCTTAAGGTTGATGGCGAAGTTGGTAACAAGAAGACTTATGATCCCCGAGTATGGGGTGCTGCTGCTGAAAAAGGTATGGCTGCTCGCGTTGTTGAAGCTGCAGCTCAGCTCGGTTCAACCGGCACTTCACTCGGCAAGTAA
- a CDS encoding DUF3151 domain-containing protein: protein MSLAGKNLLDGPAPTYLPEETELLAAVADGASAAETAQKFPKSSLAWANLAEETLAEGKLIEGYAFARVGYHRGLDVLRGNGWKGHGAIPFSHEPNRGFLKALNLLGKAAAEIGETDEAQRIEKFLNDSDPEAAAQLN from the coding sequence ATGTCACTTGCCGGTAAGAATCTGCTGGACGGTCCCGCGCCCACCTACCTACCCGAAGAAACCGAGCTACTGGCTGCGGTAGCCGATGGCGCGTCCGCCGCTGAAACCGCGCAGAAGTTCCCCAAATCATCGCTGGCGTGGGCAAACCTCGCCGAAGAAACCCTGGCTGAGGGCAAGCTCATTGAGGGCTACGCCTTTGCGCGAGTGGGCTACCACCGCGGGCTGGACGTGCTACGCGGCAACGGCTGGAAAGGTCACGGTGCGATTCCCTTCAGCCACGAACCCAACCGCGGTTTTCTTAAAGCACTGAATCTGCTGGGCAAGGCAGCGGCTGAAATCGGTGAAACTGATGAGGCGCAGCGTATTGAAAAGTTCCTCAATGACTCTGACCCTGAGGCGGCAGCGCAGCTGAACTAA
- a CDS encoding APC family permease, with protein MSATAPHSQPHDKGLASDRLGLASSTVVGLASTAPLYSLAATIGFVVMAVGVQAPIALIIAFVIMLLTAFAYKEFNTAVPDAGTSFTWVTKAFGPVWGWLSGWGVLVAGVIIMANQIEIAARYLWLMLGDGSLADNKHLVTGTGVLLIAFTTWISHRHVEAGAYTQWGLIIIQYLAIGILLVGIVSAFISGSLTPALDFSWSWFNPFAADFNGLLQAVLIAIFIYWGWDTSLSLSEETKNPHKTPGQAAILSSSLLVLTYVAVTVIIMMYAGVGDTGIGLANEEIVDDVFFAFKDATLGSLGWVLVLAVAVSALATCQTTILPTARSVFAMGVYKALPPNFAKTHPVFRTPEPATMIMGIVSAVFYAGMSYISTNMLADTVEATSLAVGFYYCVTCFACVRYFKGDIFTSTRNIINRLVLPLVGGVLMLFVLVFSMINMVNPEYGMTQAFGVSGVFLTAVVAFGIGGIVMVFCSRQESMRPFFRGESLNMSTGVKVPETEDLPLDPKI; from the coding sequence TTGAGCGCTACCGCCCCACACAGCCAGCCCCATGATAAGGGCTTGGCATCTGACCGCCTCGGTTTGGCTTCTTCGACAGTTGTTGGCTTAGCATCGACAGCCCCTCTTTACTCTTTAGCGGCGACCATTGGATTTGTGGTCATGGCGGTGGGTGTGCAGGCTCCTATTGCGCTGATTATTGCGTTTGTGATTATGCTGCTGACCGCTTTTGCCTATAAAGAGTTCAACACCGCAGTACCTGATGCGGGCACCTCTTTCACGTGGGTGACGAAGGCTTTTGGCCCGGTGTGGGGTTGGCTATCGGGCTGGGGAGTGCTGGTGGCAGGCGTCATTATTATGGCAAATCAGATTGAGATTGCCGCCCGTTACCTGTGGTTGATGCTCGGGGATGGTTCTCTTGCGGATAACAAGCACCTGGTCACGGGTACTGGGGTGCTACTGATTGCTTTTACAACCTGGATTTCGCACCGCCATGTTGAGGCAGGTGCGTACACCCAATGGGGTCTGATTATTATTCAGTACCTGGCAATCGGTATTTTGCTGGTAGGTATTGTGAGCGCCTTTATAAGTGGCTCGCTTACCCCCGCCTTGGATTTTTCGTGGAGCTGGTTTAATCCTTTTGCCGCTGATTTCAACGGACTTTTGCAGGCTGTTTTGATTGCCATTTTTATTTATTGGGGCTGGGATACTTCACTCTCCCTCAGCGAAGAAACTAAGAATCCCCACAAAACTCCCGGTCAGGCGGCTATTCTTTCAAGCTCTCTTCTGGTGCTTACCTATGTTGCTGTCACCGTCATCATCATGATGTACGCAGGTGTTGGCGATACCGGCATCGGCCTTGCCAACGAAGAAATCGTTGATGACGTGTTTTTTGCTTTCAAGGACGCGACCCTAGGGTCTCTGGGATGGGTACTGGTTCTCGCGGTGGCAGTTTCAGCGCTTGCCACCTGCCAGACCACGATTTTGCCGACCGCCCGTAGCGTCTTTGCGATGGGCGTGTACAAGGCTCTGCCGCCAAACTTTGCGAAAACCCACCCGGTCTTTCGAACCCCGGAGCCTGCCACAATGATAATGGGTATCGTCTCTGCTGTCTTTTACGCTGGCATGAGCTACATCAGCACTAACATGCTGGCTGACACCGTTGAAGCGACCTCCCTGGCAGTGGGCTTCTACTACTGCGTAACCTGCTTTGCTTGCGTCCGCTACTTTAAGGGCGATATTTTCACTTCGACCCGAAACATTATTAACCGCCTGGTGCTGCCGCTGGTGGGCGGCGTTCTCATGCTCTTTGTGCTGGTCTTCTCGATGATTAATATGGTGAACCCAGAGTACGGTATGACCCAAGCCTTCGGAGTCTCGGGTGTCTTTTTGACGGCGGTGGTTGCTTTCGGCATCGGTGGAATCGTCATGGTTTTCTGCTCGCGCCAAGAGTCGATGCGACCCTTCTTCCGCGGAGAATCGCTGAATATGAGTACCGGTGTGAAGGTTCCAGAGACTGAGGATCTGCCGCTGGACCCTAAGATCTAA
- a CDS encoding metal ABC transporter substrate-binding protein, producing the protein MTFFSCVQAHSRGVTGILTASALLLAGCSSTDTPGAGSAAGSEDAPRVLTTFTVVEDIAQNVAGEHLVVESLIKPGVEVHEYDPTPSDIRRVHDADVVLNNGLNLEAWFERFTREADVQHVTVSEGVEVIDIAGEPGTPNPHAWMSPSNVQVYVDNIAETFAELDPEHADEFRANADTYKQQLQQVRDDLVQGLERLEPNQRTLVTCEGAFSYLAQDASLNEAYLWPVNSEEQATPAQVAEVIETVREGKIAAVFCESTVNQDAMRQVAEATGAEFGGTLYVDSLSDEGGQVPTYLDLLKHDAELIRQGLTR; encoded by the coding sequence ATGACGTTTTTCTCTTGCGTACAGGCACACTCACGCGGTGTCACTGGGATTTTGACAGCATCTGCTCTGCTACTTGCGGGGTGCTCTTCGACGGATACGCCCGGCGCAGGTTCGGCGGCGGGCAGTGAGGACGCCCCGCGCGTCCTGACAACCTTTACAGTGGTTGAGGATATCGCTCAGAACGTTGCCGGTGAGCACCTGGTGGTGGAGTCTTTGATTAAGCCCGGTGTCGAGGTGCATGAGTATGACCCGACGCCCAGCGACATTCGCCGGGTGCATGATGCCGATGTGGTGCTTAATAACGGGTTGAACCTTGAGGCATGGTTTGAGCGGTTCACCCGCGAGGCCGATGTTCAGCATGTCACGGTGAGCGAGGGCGTTGAGGTTATTGATATCGCCGGTGAGCCGGGCACCCCTAATCCGCACGCGTGGATGAGCCCCAGCAACGTGCAGGTTTACGTTGATAATATCGCTGAAACTTTTGCGGAACTTGACCCCGAGCACGCCGATGAGTTCCGCGCGAATGCAGATACCTACAAACAGCAGTTACAGCAGGTGCGCGATGATCTGGTGCAGGGTCTTGAGAGGTTAGAGCCGAACCAGCGTACCTTGGTGACCTGCGAGGGCGCGTTTAGCTACCTGGCACAGGATGCGAGTTTGAATGAGGCGTACCTGTGGCCGGTGAACTCTGAGGAGCAGGCTACTCCGGCGCAGGTCGCTGAGGTTATTGAGACCGTTCGTGAGGGCAAGATTGCCGCGGTGTTCTGTGAGTCCACAGTGAATCAGGACGCGATGCGGCAGGTCGCTGAGGCTACCGGGGCAGAGTTCGGCGGCACCCTGTACGTGGATTCTTTATCTGATGAGGGCGGGCAGGTGCCTACCTATTTGGATCTGTTGAAACATGACGCTGAGCTGATTCGTCAGGGGCTAACGCGTTGA